Below is a genomic region from Burkholderia pyrrocinia.
GGCCAGTTGCGCACGCTGTCGCAGGAGCCGGCTGTGCGCGGCTGAACGGGCGCGCGGATCGCAGCAGTGGGCGGGCTTACTTCCTGCCCTTCTTCGGCAGCAGCAGTTGCGCGAATTCCTGCAGGAAGTGCACGGGCCCATGCTCGTGCAGCGCACGCCCGCTGCTCAGCGCACCGTCGATGACGGTCGCGAGCCGCAGCGCGAAGGTTTCCGGTTCGTCGATCCGCATCGCGCTCGCCAGCTCCGTCAACCGGCGCCGCAGTTCCTGCTTGTGCGCGACGGCGACCTTGCGGGCCGGATGGTTGTCGTCCGCATATTCGGCGGCGATGTTGATCTGCGGGCAACCTCGATAGCCGGGGCGCGCAATGCGCTCGCCGAGCCATTGAAGCTGCGCGTCCAGTTCCTCGCGCGGCGTGCGTTTGTACTGCTGCGCCACCGCATCCCAATGCGCCCAGAAATCGGCGTCCTCGCGCAGCAGGAACGCCTCGATCAGGTCGTCCTTCGTCGTGAAGTGACGATAGAGGCTCGTCTTCGCAACGCCCGCCCGCGCGACGATCAGGTCCACGCCGACCGCGCGCGTGCCTTCCCGGTAGAACAGCTCGCTGGCCGTTTGCAGAATGCGTTCGCGCGTGTCGAGCGCGCCCCCTTGTGTATCCGTTCCCTTTTTCATCCAAGCTCGGCCGTCCAGGCCGCCCGTACCGCAACAGTGGACCGATCATAGCACCGCGAGGTTGACGACGCTACAGGTCTGTACTATAAAACAGACCGTTCTGTATCGGAGTGGATCATGGACGATCGAACGACGGTTGCGGTCTATGGCGCCACGGGTCACACCGGGCGGTTTGTCGTCGCCGAACTGGCCCGGCGCGGCGTTGGCGCGATCCGCATCGGCCGCGATGCCGCGCGGCTCGCGGAAAGCGGCACAAGCGACGCTGCGCCTTCGCACGTCGCGGCGATCGACGATCCGGCCGCGCTCGACGCCGCGTTGCGCGGTGCGGATGCCGTGATCAACTGCGCGGGCCCATACCTCGATACCGCGCTGCCGCTGGCCGATGCCGCACTGCGGGCCGGCATCCCCTATCTCGACCTGACTGCCGAACAGCCGTCGGTGCTGGCGCTGGCCGAACAGGTCGATGCACGTGCGCGCGCCGCAGGCGTGACCGTCGTTCCCGCCGCGGCGTTCTACGGCGGCCTGGCCGACCTGCTCGTCACGGCCGTCGTCGACCAGCGCATGCCGATCGATCGCGTCGATATCGCAACCGGCCTCGATAGCTGGCACCCGACGCGCGGCACGCGCGTGACGGGCGAACGCAATCGCGCGGTGCGGCTCGTCCAGAAGGACGGCAAGCCGACGCCGGTGCCATCGACTACGCGCGAACGCGTGTGGCCGTTCCCGGCGCCGATCGGTAGCGTCGACGTGACGCTGCTGCCGTTTTCGGAAGTGATGACACTGTCGCGTCATCTGCGCATCGATACGATCGAATCGTGGCTCGCGACGCTCGCGCTGCGCGACGTGCGCGATGCCGCCACGCCGCCGCCCGTGCCGACCGATGCGCTGGGCCGCTCGGCGCAGCAGTTCGCGATGGACGCGATCGTCGTGCAGGGCGGCACGACGCATCGCGTCACGGCGTCGGGGCGCGACATCTACGCGGTCAGCGCGCCGATCATCGTCGAGGCGGCCGTGCGCCTGATGACCGGCAAGTCCGTCGTTTCAGGTGGCGTGCGCAGCCTCGGAGAATTGTTCGACGCGCGCGATTTCCTCGCGGCGCTCGATACGGTGGCAGTATCGTTCGGCACGACAACCGATCCGGTTTTCACAAGGAGGAACGAGCATGAGCAGCAATGAGAAAGGCGCGTATTTCCGGTCGCTTCACCGCGCGGGCCAGCCGCTGGCGCTGTTCAACGTGTGGGACGCCGGCAGTGCGCGCACGACGGCCGACGCGGGTGCGGTCGCGCTGGCGACCGGGAGCTGGTCGGTGGCAGCGGCGAATGGATTCGGCGACGGCGAGCAGATGCCGCGCACGCTCGTGATGGAAGTGCTCGAGCGGATCGCGCGTGCGACGGACCTGCCCGTCACCGTCGATCTCGAAAGCGGGTACGGCGAGCGTCTGGAAGATGTCGCCGAAACGGTTGCGCTCAGCATCGAGGCCGGCGCGGTCGGCTGCAACCTCGAAGACAGTTTTCCGGCGACGGGCGAATTGCGTGACGTCGAAGAAGCGGCAGCGCGTCTCGCGGCGGCACGGCAGGCGGCCGATCGCGCGGGCGCCGACTACTTCATCAACGCGCGTACCGACGTGTTCTTCACAGCGCCCGCCGATACGCACGACGAACGCCTGCTCGACGCCACGCTGGCCCGCGCACGCGCTTATGCGGCAGCCGGCGCCGACGGCCTGTTCGTGCCGGGCCTGCGCTCGCCGGCGCTCATTCGCCAGTTGACGGCCGCATCGCCGCTGCCGGTGAACGTGATGCGCGTCTCGGACACGCCGACGCTCGCCGAACTCGCCGAATACGGCGTGGCCCGCATCAGCCACGGGCCGTATCCGTATCTGCAGGCGATGAACACGCTGGCGGCGATGGTCAAGCAAGGCGGCTAGCGGATTCGCGGGACGGCCGGGCGTCGCGGCGCGCGTCGAACGATTACATGCGATGTAATTGGCGCGCGACACGACCGTCCCTACGCTTCGGGTGTCGCGCCGCCATTCCGGCGGCGCTCGTCGCCCGGGAGACATCATGTCCGCCTATCCGCTTCATACGATCGATTCGGCGCCTGCCGAATCGAAGCCCGTACTCCGGCAGCTTCAGCAAACCTTCGGCCTGATCCCGAACATCGCGGCGACGATGGCCGCATCGCCGGTGCTGATCAACGGCTTCATCGGCCTGTTCGAGCGCGTGCACGCCAGCAGCCTGACGGAGCCGCAGATCCAGACGCTGCTGCTCACCAACGCGGTCACGAACGCGAGCGAGTGGCCCGTTGCGTTCCATACCGCGCTCGCGCTGAAACAGG
It encodes:
- a CDS encoding TetR/AcrR family transcriptional regulator; translation: MKKGTDTQGGALDTRERILQTASELFYREGTRAVGVDLIVARAGVAKTSLYRHFTTKDDLIEAFLLREDADFWAHWDAVAQQYKRTPREELDAQLQWLGERIARPGYRGCPQINIAAEYADDNHPARKVAVAHKQELRRRLTELASAMRIDEPETFALRLATVIDGALSSGRALHEHGPVHFLQEFAQLLLPKKGRK
- a CDS encoding saccharopine dehydrogenase family protein; amino-acid sequence: MDDRTTVAVYGATGHTGRFVVAELARRGVGAIRIGRDAARLAESGTSDAAPSHVAAIDDPAALDAALRGADAVINCAGPYLDTALPLADAALRAGIPYLDLTAEQPSVLALAEQVDARARAAGVTVVPAAAFYGGLADLLVTAVVDQRMPIDRVDIATGLDSWHPTRGTRVTGERNRAVRLVQKDGKPTPVPSTTRERVWPFPAPIGSVDVTLLPFSEVMTLSRHLRIDTIESWLATLALRDVRDAATPPPVPTDALGRSAQQFAMDAIVVQGGTTHRVTASGRDIYAVSAPIIVEAAVRLMTGKSVVSGGVRSLGELFDARDFLAALDTVAVSFGTTTDPVFTRRNEHEQQ
- a CDS encoding isocitrate lyase/PEP mutase family protein, which codes for MSSNEKGAYFRSLHRAGQPLALFNVWDAGSARTTADAGAVALATGSWSVAAANGFGDGEQMPRTLVMEVLERIARATDLPVTVDLESGYGERLEDVAETVALSIEAGAVGCNLEDSFPATGELRDVEEAAARLAAARQAADRAGADYFINARTDVFFTAPADTHDERLLDATLARARAYAAAGADGLFVPGLRSPALIRQLTAASPLPVNVMRVSDTPTLAELAEYGVARISHGPYPYLQAMNTLAAMVKQGG